One Caretta caretta isolate rCarCar2 chromosome 8, rCarCar1.hap1, whole genome shotgun sequence DNA window includes the following coding sequences:
- the IL17B gene encoding interleukin-17B produces the protein MDWAPSLLLFCALSVSFAWAAATEPKHQSKGAKGKRKGPARDEVQLPEAQVPGPNRVLKGNSMASAADSPYTLLEDYEQSIQEMVSQLQNSSEPADSKCQVNLRLWRSNKRSLSPWAYSINHDPTRIPADIPEAQCLCTGCINPFTMQEDRTIVSIPIYSKLPVRRLLCHPPEGSGAKTRRKKKRCHKEYKMVMETIAVGCTCIF, from the exons ATGGACTGGGCTCCATCCCTG CTTCTCTTCTGCGCGCTCTCTGTCTCCTTCGCGTGGGCTGCTGCCACCGAACCCAAGCACCAAAGCAAGGGAGCgaaaggaaagaggaaaggaCCAGCTAGGGATGAGGTCCAGCTGCCGGAGGCACAGGTACCTGGCCCCAACCGCGTGCTGAAGGGGAACTCCATGGCCTCAGCGGCAGACAGCCCCTACACCCTGCTGGAGGATTACGAACAGAGCATCCAGGAGATGGTGAGCCAGCTGCAAAACAGCTCGGAGCCAGCTGACAGCAAGTGCCAGGTCAACCTGAGACTCTGGAGGTCCAACAAGAGGAGTCTGTCTCCGTGGGCCTACAG TATAAACCACGATCCAACGCGGATCCCAGCAGACATCCCAGAGGCGCAGTGCCTCTGCACCGGCTGCATCAACCCCTTCACCATGCAGGAGGACCGCACCATTGTCAGCATCCCCATCTACAGCAAGCTGCCCGTCCGCCGGCTCCTCTGCCACCCCCCTGAGGGCTCGGGAGCCAAGACCCGCAGGAAGAAGAAGAGGTGCCACAAGGAGTACAAGATGGTCATGGAGACCATTGCTGTGGGCTGCACCTGCATCTTCTGA